The Streptomyces capitiformicae genome contains the following window.
CGGGCCTCGATCAGGTCGATGGGGTCGCGGGCTCTCCACTCGGCGACCTCCTCGTCCGAGCGGTAGGGATGACGCAGACCCTTGACGCCCTGGTGGTCGAAGTAGCGGTAGGTCTTGGCCTCGATCATCATCGGACCCGCGCCGGACCGGGCCCGTGCGACGGCCTCGGTCGCGGCGCGGTGGACGGCGACCGCGTCCATGCCGTCGACGATCACGCTGGGCATGCCGTAGGCGGCGGCCCGGTCGGCGACGTCGGTGAGGAGCATGTGCCCGGACTGCGGGGTGAACTCGGCGTAGCCGTTGTTCTCGCAGACGAAGACCACGGGCAGGCCGAGGATCGCGGCCATGTTGGCGCCCTCGTGGAAGGTGCCGATGTTGGTGGCGCCGTCGCCGAAGAAGGTCACGGCGACGCTGTCCTCGCCCTTGTACCGGGCGGCGAAGGCGGCGCCCACGGCGATCGGGACGCCCGCCCCGACGATGCCGTTGGCGCCGAGCATGCCCCGGGTGAGGTCGTTGATGTGCATGCTCCCGCCACGGCCGAGGCATGCGCCGGTGACCCGGCCGTACAGCTCGGCGTACATCTCGCGGAAGCCGACGCCCTTGGCCACGGCATGCCCGTGGCCGCGGTGGGTGGAGGTGATCTGGTCGTCGTCGCGCAGGGCCGCCATCACTCCGGCGGCCACGGCTTCCTGGCCGACATAGAGGTGGAGGAAGCCGGGCAGTTTGCCCGCCTCCATGAGCTTTCCCGCCTCGGTCTCGAAGAGCCGGATGCGCACCATGCGCTCGTGCAGGTCCTTGATGACCTGCGTGCTGACCTGCGCGGATTTCTTCGACGCCGTTGATGCTCGTTGAGCCATCGTCCGCCCCTTCGCCCGAGGGA
Protein-coding sequences here:
- a CDS encoding thiamine pyrophosphate-dependent dehydrogenase E1 component subunit alpha; translated protein: MAQRASTASKKSAQVSTQVIKDLHERMVRIRLFETEAGKLMEAGKLPGFLHLYVGQEAVAAGVMAALRDDDQITSTHRGHGHAVAKGVGFREMYAELYGRVTGACLGRGGSMHINDLTRGMLGANGIVGAGVPIAVGAAFAARYKGEDSVAVTFFGDGATNIGTFHEGANMAAILGLPVVFVCENNGYAEFTPQSGHMLLTDVADRAAAYGMPSVIVDGMDAVAVHRAATEAVARARSGAGPMMIEAKTYRYFDHQGVKGLRHPYRSDEEVAEWRARDPIDLIEARAVADGTATRAELDDVWRRTRDEIAQAIAYAEASPLPDPADLLLNVYSG